TGTGGCCGGTGGTGAAAATAACGGCGGGGATGGCCGACAGTTCGGTGTCACGGCGAATGAGATCGAGGGCTTCCATGCCGTTCACGCCGGGCATGTTGTAGTCCAGTACCACCAGGTCGGGCAGCGATTTGTTACGTTTGGCTTCATGAAGGCAGGCAAGGGCCGACTGCCCGCTGATCGCGTGCAGTAATTCAAATTGGCCTCCCATGGATTCCAGGGCTAGTTCGAAAAAGTCATAATCGTCGGCATCATCTTCGGCATACAGGATCTTAATCGGTGCTTCTGGCTGGGTTAAGGAATGGAAAGTGTCAATATGCATCGGGTCTACTTCAATTTTACTCATATCACAGCTGTTCAATCTCATGTATAACGACAGAATGGGGGCTTAGGGACCATATCAGGCAAAAAAACATCAGTATCGGCAGGAGTGTAATATCACGCTCCCGCCGATACCATAAATTATGGCTTTACCACCACGCAGTGCGTTACCAGGTGGGTTACGGACTTATACGATTTTCCGTTATGCGTACCGGGTGTTTTTTCGGTGCGTACCGCTTCCAGCAGGTAACGACCGCTTTCCAGTGGTGTGAAGCTGGTTTCGCCCGCCTTGTCGCTGTGCAGCGTTCTTACCCAGCCTGCAGGGGAAGATATTTCCACTTTCGCGGCATCCAGCGGCTGTTGCTCGTTCGATACCTTGAGGCCTACTTTCTGCCCCTTCTCAGGCGATTCTGTAGCAGGCGCAATAGCGAGCGCACTGGCAGCCTGTAATCCGGAG
This genomic interval from Chitinophaga horti contains the following:
- a CDS encoding response regulator codes for the protein MSKIEVDPMHIDTFHSLTQPEAPIKILYAEDDADDYDFFELALESMGGQFELLHAISGQSALACLHEAKRNKSLPDLVVLDYNMPGVNGMEALDLIRRDTELSAIPAVIFTTGHTERMFALRKVPVLRKVDTMAEMKRQIRGMLSIAGFANLAPYK